The Aureispira anguillae genome contains a region encoding:
- a CDS encoding LysE family translocator gives MIGQAILEGALAGVILSVFVGPIFFTMLQLGVEHGFRAAFALALGQWVSDLLYIFLAFWGAIWVEEIIADEVKQATFVWYSGTIGGCLLILFGAGLLLTKSVSTAVSDKIEIAEHKVSKAAYFAYFFQGFLINTINPTPLLFWMGLMAFAINSNYIGGATAALYIAVMSVVIIADCLKIYLAKTIRDKLKAQHFLYVRRLAGLVLGGFGLVLLLKVTVL, from the coding sequence ATGATAGGACAAGCCATATTGGAAGGTGCTTTGGCAGGAGTGATCCTGAGTGTATTTGTAGGTCCCATATTTTTTACAATGCTTCAACTGGGGGTTGAACATGGGTTTCGGGCTGCATTTGCTTTGGCATTAGGGCAGTGGGTGAGTGATCTTTTATATATCTTTTTGGCTTTTTGGGGAGCGATTTGGGTAGAAGAGATCATTGCCGATGAGGTAAAACAAGCTACTTTTGTATGGTATAGTGGAACGATAGGAGGTTGTTTGTTGATTCTTTTTGGGGCAGGGTTATTGTTGACAAAATCCGTATCAACAGCAGTCTCTGATAAAATTGAAATAGCAGAACATAAGGTATCTAAGGCGGCTTATTTTGCTTATTTTTTCCAAGGTTTTTTAATCAATACAATCAATCCTACTCCTTTATTATTTTGGATGGGCTTAATGGCTTTTGCGATTAACAGCAACTATATAGGAGGAGCTACGGCTGCTTTGTACATTGCTGTTATGTCGGTTGTGATTATAGCGGATTGTCTGAAAATCTATTTGGCAAAAACAATAAGAGATAAATTAAAAGCGCAACATTTTTTATACGTTAGGCGTTTAGCAGGTTTAGTACTTGGTGGTTTTGGATTGGTACTACTTTTGAAAGTAACTGTATTATAA